Genomic DNA from Hordeum vulgare subsp. vulgare chromosome 2H, MorexV3_pseudomolecules_assembly, whole genome shotgun sequence:
TTTCCCTTATTACAGGCTGGTGCACTTGCTGCCTATTATAAACTGCCACTCCACCGTGTCGTAGTGGTAAGTGTTTATGTCCCAATCTTCCTTGGTGCACTTTAAATTGGCTAATTGAGTTCTTTGCTGCATGAGTTTCAGGCATATGATGACACAGACTTGCCATGTGGAGTTCTCCGTTTACAACCTAAAGGAGGATATGGACGTCACAATGGGTGGGTAAACTTTTCAtttatgtgctttgcgaaagagTTCTATTCGTGTGTCAAAAGGTTTACAAAGGGAAAATCTTGTGGTTCTGTGTTGTGTTTAAATACATAAATAGAAAAGCAGTAGGACTGCAATTATCAGTTCAAGGTTTCAAGATTATTATATTCGTACTCGAATCTATCCTGTCTGTGTGCCCTTAGGGGGCACCTGTCTCGTTGACCTGGTAAACATCATGGGTACTTATACTTTGATAAAACAGAGATGGCAGAACTTATCTTCCGTTCTGTAGCTAAGTAGCAATTACATTTCTTGTTTGTTGTTGTATTCCTGCATGCACCTGTTTTTTTTTTCATGTCAACATGATCCTGCTACTTGTTTTTACTTGCCGTTTTACCTAGTCTACGATGTCTAGTCAGTTAATTAAGAAAAAAAAACTTCCGAACATGAGCGCTCTTTAATCAGTGCGATAGAATAGAGAAATGTTCCATAGAATAGAATGTTCCATCTTTAAATTATTTTTATGTGTGTGTAGAGACCATTAGTCTCTCAAATCTATCTGATTTCTGTAGATAAGGTGTTCATTTGATCTTGACAAGAAACATTTACCTCATTAGTTTATCAGGTTGAAGAGTGTGATCTACCATTTTCGCAAGAACCGAGAATTTGGACGATTAAGGATTGGTAGGTTCGAAAACTGCAGGATTcagatttccttttctttttctgtacCAAAAATTAAAGTTCGTCTTATGTAGGAATTGGACGTCCGCCTGGCCAGATGGACCCCAAAGCTTTTGTGCTTCAGAAGTTCAACAAGACTGGTCGTGAACGGGTATAAAATCTCCATTTCTATTACCCTTGAGTTCTAGTTTAAGTTATGCTTATTCCTATTAATTAATTTAGAAACACCTTCTGGGACAAGTGTGACCAAACAGTAGGGACTCCAACACCCTTGGCTTTATAGGCAAGCTCTGTGTTCTAATGACTCTAatctagtactccctccatccgataatataagagcgtttttgacactacactagtgtcaaaaacactcttatattatgagAGTATCAGTTAATCTTTTGCATTTTTCTGCAATGCTCCCTGCAAACCATAATTAAACTAGGCTCCATTATGACTGTACTGCTACTATATAGAGTATGGCGAGGGAGAATTTTCTGTGACAAAACAACTTAATTATATGATTTTGCTATGGATAATTTAGACAGACATCAAGATATTGTGTGTCAAACTGAAAACAATCTGACTGACTGGAGGTGTATTCCACAACCTGAAGATATCCGAAGGACCACTTAAGTGTTCCTTCCACATAGTAGAAGGACAATAAATTTCTGTGACAAAACAACTTCATTATATGATTTTGCTATGGATAATTTAGACAGACATCATGATATTGTGTGTCAAACTGAAAACAGTCTGACTGACTGGAGGTGTATTCCACAACCTGAAGACATCCGAAGGACCACTTAAGTGTTCCTTCCACATAGTAGAAGGACAACAAATAAAAATTTGTCTTAACTCGTGCACGACAGCCAGACGCTTATCCTTTGTGTGTGCGCATCTTTTGCTCTGAACCTAGATTGATTCAGCCATAAAAGAGGGTGCCGACATCCTGAAGATGGTGGTCACCAAGGGTTTGACAGAGGCGGCGAGAGTGGCGAACGTGGATCAGAAGTACAAGCATCTGGTATCACATGACCAGCAGCTGTTGTAAAGGTGACTACGAACCGCTCCTCTAGAGAAATGGTCATTCATGCTGTGCTCTTCCAGTATTATCGACGGAATGCGGAATTGACTCTCCTTGAGTACCAGGTGGCAccgatttatttattttattttattgtgtATCAATATTTCTTCTAGTATTTCATTGATTATGACGAGCAATATAGCTAACTTCAGGAGTAttattttccacatgagcatcTTCCCAGAAAAGAAAATCATATTCCACAACAATGTCAAGATACATCAGTTGATGCAGAGGTTGGAATGAACCCCCTTTTAAAAACAATGCCCAATTACATGATCATATTGGAACGTCCATAATATACTGAAAAAGACGCAATATCATATGACGACTTTTCAGCGACTTGCTTCTAGAATTACATCCATGACCTTCTTGAGCGAATGCTCCTGAACAACAATATCGGAGTGTGTAGCATTAGCAATCTCGATGAACTTGAAGGGTATGTCAACTTGTTGTTGCCTACTCAGCTCCTTCACAAACGCAAGCACGCTAAACAAATTCATGGTCCCGTCTCCATCGCCATATACCTTCTCGGGTGGCACATCAAAGTTACCGTCCCGGTACACCACCTGCTCTGGCGTTTTGACGCCGACACCGTTGAGATACGTCGTCGGCACCATTGGTGGGTCAATTCTCAACTTCATCGAAAGCACTCGTTGCACAATCTGGGTGTTCAAACCGAGTGTCGTGAGGAAGTCCTTGTAGTCATACACCGAGTAGTTCCTATGTTTGGTGATCACGATTGGCCTGTGACCAAATGCCATAGGAGATGGGAGGGATAAAAGTGTGCTCGCAAAGGTTCTCCACATCGGCCGCAGAAGCAGTGGCGGAACCGATGGGACGAGGAAGGACGGTCCCGAGGCGAGGTTCGTGAGCACCCCCATGAAGCCTTCTGGAGGTGTGGGCGATATGAGGACCAGGTGCTTGATGAATTTCTTCCTCCATGGCATCGGAGTCCTGTTGACGAACCCGAGGATGGCCTTGCCACCAAAGCTGTGCGCAACGAGGATGACCGGCTTGTTTTGATTCTTCCCGCTTGCACGCTCCACCAGGTCCTTGACACGAGCAAAGTAGTCGGAGTACACCTTAGATGGTTGCCCCGGCAGCGGCGGAGCGTGCCGTGGGTCATAGGGAGCTCCGAAAAGGGTCTTGCCGTCACGATACCCAAGCAACTCAAGCTCTTCACGCACCCTTGTCAGACAAGTTGGGGTACGGCTCCTGAACACCGCGAAATGCAAGGTAAAGATCATCAGTTTACATATCTGGTATGTATGCACCACCTGTAGTGTAGATCAGTACGTAGTACAAATCCAATGGACGAAGTACTTGACATGATGTGTGTATACTTACGAATCGTTCTTGGAGGTGAACCCGTGGGCTGAGCCGAAGTCCGGCACGCGCGTCTCGACGCCGGGAAGGTTCCGGTAGTCGTTGAGGGTGGGATCATAGACAAGGCGCATCTGCTCATCGAAGCATGGCACATAGTCCTGCCGGACCAGGTCCGACGTGTTTTTCCACAGCGGGAACCACCCCTTCCCCTTGAAGGCGCCGCAGCGGGGCAGCGACGGCGCGTAGGCGTCGGTGAGCCGCGCCTCCAGGTTGGGGCAAGTGAAACCAGGGATCAGGATTACCGGGTGGTAGAACTCGGCGTCATAGCCGCCTGCGCCGCAACGATGGATGAGGCAGATGATGAGGAAGGTGAGTAGCGCTGCAAGATCAGCAGAAGGCGAGACAATCGCCATCAGACGATACACAAGTGAGTGCCATCATCTATTGGACGCCCGGCTTTTATATAGACTGGTAATTAATCGTCTTTAATGTTTGAAAGTTTTTAATATTTGCCTAAAATTACCCCTGGGTAGAGGTGCTACTTCAACGCTAAGACTTGGCTCTTCATCCAAATGAGGAAGTAAATTAAAGAGTACTGATTAATGAATAACAATAAAGAAGGAAAATAATTAATGCCAGCAAATGTAAATTGCAGTTACAACacagtactccctctgttttcaACTAATTGCGGCTCCAAATTTGTACTGACCAAAACTTGTTCCAAGTCGAATTTGTATAAGTCTGTCCAAGTTTATAAAAATATATACACCAAGTTTCTATAAGTTTGCCTAAATAATAGATAATCATCGAGTATGCAGTTTACAACGGGCAGCTGTGCCCAATTTCAATAGCCCTCCTCGAAGGGGAATCTTACCTTTAGGAAAAATTTACGATATGGTGATAATATTCCACATCGACATCTTTCCCAAAGAATAATATTCTACAATGTATGAAATTACATCAATCGGTGTGCAGAGACCGATGTGGTCCAGATTTTGAATTAAAAACAATGTCAAATCACATAGTGAGATTAGAAATCCTTAATACAAACGAAAACATAAATAACATACGATGACGATTCAGCGATTTGCTTCTATAATTTCAGCCATGATCATCCTCAGCGAATGCTCCTGAACAACTATGTCGGAGTGTGTAGCATTAACAATCTTGACGAACTTAAAGTGTATGTCAGCCTGTTGTTGTCTACGCAAATCATTCACGAGAGCAAGAACGCTAACCAAATTCATAACCCCGTCTCCATCGCCATATATATACGTTCTTGGGAGCCACGTCGAAGTTACCATCCTAGTATACCACCTGCTTCGGCGTTTGCACGCTCACGCTGTTGAGGTATGTTGTTGGCACCATCGGTGCATCAACTCTCAGCTTTGTCGAAAGCGCTCGTTCCACAACCTCGGTGTTCAAACCGATTGCCGGAAGGAAGTCCTTGTAGTCATACGCCGAGTAGTTCTTGTTTTTGGTGATCACGAGCGGCTTGTGACCAAAAACCAGGGAAGATGGGAGGAATAAAAGGGCACTCGCAAAGGTTCTCCACGTTGGCCGCAAACTCAAGCGCGGAATTGTTGGAACAACGAGGGGTTTCGGTCCTGAGGCGAGGTTCGTGAGTGCCTCCATAAAGCCTCCCGGAAGTGCAGGCGATATGAGGACTAGGTGCTTGATGAATTTCTTCCTCCATGGTATAGGAGTCTAGTTAATGAACTTGAGGGTGGCCACACCACCAAAGCTATGCGCGACAAGGATGACCGGTTTGTCTTTGTTCTTCTTGCTTGTGCGCTCCACTAGATCCTTGAAACGAGCAAAGTAGTCCAAGAACACTTGAGATGGCTGGCTCGGCAGTGGCGGAGCGTGCCGTGGGTCATAGGGAGCTCCAAAAATGGTATCTCCGTCGCGATACCCAAGCGACTCAAGCTTTTCGAGGACCCTTGTCATGCAAAATCCCTTGCGACTCCTGGACCACGAATGCAATGTAAACATCAGTCCTCAAATCCACAAACTCTACATACACTATAGACAAAAACCTCAGGCATTGTAAAGAGTTCCATATATGCAATGTGCAGTGTAAGATCAATATACACATCCGTACGTAGTAGAAAGCCAACGGATGGAGTAGTTGTACATCATCATCGTGTGTACTTACGCATCTAGGTTTTTTGAGGTGAACCCGTGGGCAGAGCCGAAGTCTGGCACTTGTGCCTCGATGCCATGCGGGTTTCGGTAGTCTCTAACGGTGGGGTCATAGACAAGGCGCATTTGCTCCTCGAAGCACGACACATAGTCCCGCCGAACTAGGTCGAATGTGTTGTTCCACAACGAAAACCATCCCTTCCCCTTGAATGCACTGCATCGGGGCAGCGACGACACATAGGCGTCGGTCAGCCGCACCTCCAGGTTGGGGCAACTGATACCCAGGATCAAGATTATTGGGTTGTAGACCCCGACATCATATCCGGCGTTGCAACAACGAAGGAGGCATATGAGAAATGTGAGGAGCGCTAGAAGGTCAACAGATGGCGAAACAATCGCCATCAAACAATGCGAATGAAGTGCTACACAAGTGAGTGCCATCGCATATTGGAAGCTCGGCCTTATATACACTAGTAATCAATCTTTAGTGCGTGGAATTTTTTAATATCTTTTAATATGTGCCCAGGATTACCTCTAGTTAGGTAACACTATAAAAGGTAGTGCTTCATAGTTAGGGCGTACCGCTTCATCCACATGATGAAGTAAACTAATGCTTAGATATTGAAGAGCAAAGTAAAGAAGGAACATAACTAAAAATCACGCAAGAAGGAGCACAATAAATGCGAGCAAatgttgttatgtatattgtattGATTGTTTTGTGTTGATCTTCTTTTGTGATGCTTTAGCTACTTTTTATGTTATACTCCCTTTGTAAGTGCGAGCAATGGGTGTTTTCCTTTCCTTATCATTACTTTTAGTTATACTCcctttgtaaactaatataaaagcgtttagattATTAAAATAATGttgtaaatatttttatattagtttattgACGGAGTACTGGTTTGTAACATAATGGTTCCTATCGATGGAAATCAAAGAGCGGGGCCTTTCTTTTCAACGGTATGACATACATGTGGATTACAAGGTGAATGTGGTGATTTCATCAATCTCAAAACCTGCTGGCTCATTGTCTCATAGATGCTTAAGATGTGCGTCTGTGCATTTGTATGGGTGAGCGCGTGCATATTATGAGCATCTACATATGTATCGTGTTTCTCAAAGAAAAAAGAGCAAGGCCTCTTTTCTTTGATGCAAATAATTCTGAATTGcaattacacacacacacacagagagtaTTAGATAAAtgcattgtgtgtgtgtgtgtatttctTATAAAAACTTGGTTTCTGAGAGAATATTGACTTAACACAAAGCTAAAATGTCAATTAATTTGAAACAGCGAAAGTATACTATTCTTATATACAATTAGTTTTAAACATATACCTGTGTAGACTGAAAATTTACTACGTTAAGTTTTTTACATTTGTATTGAACCGTACAtttgtaatttttttgttttggttAATATAATGTTTACTCATTAGTAGAATTATATTGCGAAATCAGTTAAGTTATTGTACATTCATCTCAATTCATGGTCACATCATAATAAATGTATCTTTTTAAATATAAATTGAGTAGCTCAGATGTTATGTTCCTTGTGGAGGAACCAGCCCTCCGAGATTCAATTCCTAGACTTAGCATTGATGCTTCCCTTTTTCTGAATTTATTCCAGACTTCTTAGTGATGTCCGTTTAGTGGGGGGATATGTTTCCCTCGACTACGAGGCGCGTGTGGTGACTTCGTTAATCCCAAGATGACGTGGCGGGTCAGTTTCTCGAAGGTGCTGATAGGGATAGGGCGTGTATGCATGCATTCATAAGGATGAGTGCATGTCAGTGTATGGATGTGAGCGACTTCAATTACACAGTGTTAAAAAATATCTTTTAAACTTTGATTAATTAAAGTTAATTTTACTAAATGTTATAAAAATTGAGCAAATAATTATGTGTTTTATTGTATtccaaaaatatgtttttaatgtTGTAGTATATTTCTTATTTGTATAATAAAAGTAAACACCAGTTATTAGAAATTGACAAAGATCAGTTGGATATTCTCTATGATAAAAACACATCATATAAGGTCTATGAATTTAGatgtatttttttgtcattttttaTGTTCGTTGTACTGTCATGATTGATGATGATTAGATTAGAGGTTTtctaaacaaaaaaaaaacatcaTATAAGGTCTATAGCCTGAATGAACGGTAAAGGGTTAATTTAGGCAAAATATATTTATTGTACTACATGAAGGAAAGAGCAGTCTAAAATGTGCTGGTTGCAACTTCAGATCCTCGTGTATATCATGGCATCTTCCCTAGGACGGCACAGACTGATACCAGTTTACCATTCGATGGattagaactaaaatcctacttgaaaaaaaaaatcatctcACTCAATCAAGGATTAATCGGGGTTTTTAGTTGCACCTTGGCAGTCacctctcatctcatgcatcttcAATCACAAACCATTATAATCCACCGAGGAGTCGCAAATGTGCAAATGAAAAGATGGATCGCCCGACACCACCGTTGGTTTGATTTGATGGCGCTTCTCGATGGTCTCAGCTCTCGCGTGCATGCATGACTGCACATACATAGGCCCTGATCTGGCCAATAAATTTCACTTGTAGTAAGTGTGAAGGTGTGTAAATGGACTTGTAATATTGAAAAAACCGATCAGCTGGAATAGCTCAGTTGGCCAGAGCGTGTGGCTGTTAACCACAAGGTCGGAGGTTCAAGCCCTCCTTCTAGcgaatttttttgttttacttCAGTCCATACTGATTTTAAATTTAAAACTTGCATACATTTTTTTATACATTTTAGATTCTATATATGTAACTTTACATTTTTTTGTCATCCTTCTAGCTAGTTTTCCTATATTTTTTACTCATGTCactgattttaaaaataaaaccttGCATACATTTTAggttatatatatatgtatatctaCCAAAAAATTGTCATCCTTctaaattttttatttttacaCATTTCAGATTCTATATATGTAACTTCACATTTTTTTTGTCATCCTTCTAACTAGTTTTCCTATATTTTTTACTCATGTCactgattttaaaaataaaacattGCACACATTTTAGGTTATATATATGTATATCTACAAAAAAATTGTCATCCTTCTAGAAAGTTTATTTTTTTACTCACGTCAATAGTGATTTAAAAGCAATATCTTGCGTTTCTACATTTTAGGTTGTGTATATCTATATCTAATCTTTTTTGGTCAACTACACCGTATTTCTAGCACGTCACCACAATATTCAGCCGCGTCGTGGGATCACACCCTCTATAGCCGACATGCAAGCGTTCTCTGGTCTCTACCACTCCTAGCTTGCATCTGAATCATCAAACGTGACTATCATTTGTACCACGAAAGGATAATCAAAGGCGATTGTCTGATCGAATCGATGATCTAGAGTTCAAGATAGAGTCCGGTGCATGTTAGTGTTGCACTCATATGACTTACAGCCATTTGATGAAATGCTTAAGCTAGATGCCATGATGGAAGACGTGCTTACT
This window encodes:
- the LOC123431225 gene encoding lecithin-cholesterol acyltransferase-like 1, which translates into the protein MAIVSPSADLAALLTFLIICLIHRCGAGGYDAEFYHPVILIPGFTCPNLEARLTDAYAPSLPRCGAFKGKGWFPLWKNTSDLVRQDYVPCFDEQMRLVYDPTLNDYRNLPGVETRVPDFGSAHGFTSKNDSSRTPTCLTRVREELELLGYRDGKTLFGAPYDPRHAPPLPGQPSKVYSDYFARVKDLVERASGKNQNKPVILVAHSFGGKAILGFVNRTPMPWRKKFIKHLVLISPTPPEGFMGVLTNLASGPSFLVPSVPPLLLRPMWRTFASTLLSLPSPMAFGHRPIVITKHRNYSVYDYKDFLTTLGLNTQIVQRVLSMKLRIDPPMVPTTYLNGVGVKTPEQVVYRDGNFDVPPEKVYGDGDGTMNLFSVLAFVKELSRQQQVDIPFKFIEIANATHSDIVVQEHSLKKVMDVILEASR